Proteins encoded within one genomic window of Setaria italica strain Yugu1 chromosome IV, Setaria_italica_v2.0, whole genome shotgun sequence:
- the LOC101769478 gene encoding phosphatidylinositol 4-kinase gamma 4 has product MSSAGVIVLGPVPKDPAFLPICFKGSRSPHCLSGSQLQDSILIFLAVPGMPPMPMSVLGSESIASVKLRIQRFKGFVVTKQRLVLDGHELARNDCPVKDYGLAEGNVLHLVIRLSDLRVINIETAAGKKFQFQVDRSRNVKYLKTKLADEGDEDIGNPEDHKFEYDGKELEDHQLIADISKGDDAVIHLFIRKPAKVQTKQVDRDTLVTVVNPQEKSNLQNEALAMKSAKSAGVKPAPVEPVIVNRKVKLSPDVMKMISSTIAGLEKGHMPEMSAEGSGGVYFMRDATGQKNVAVFKPIDEEPMAENNPRGLPLSTDGEGMKRGTIVGEGALREVAAYILDHPVDDCKSGQSVGFSGVPPTTLVRSIHRGKSFKIGSLQMFMENNGSTEDMGPRAFPVKEVHKIAVLDIRLANADRHAGNILVHKEEEGGNYKLIPIDHGYCLPEKFEDCTFEWLYWPQAREPFNNETIEYIKSLDAEKDIKLLKFHGWELSPRCARVLRISTMLLKKGAARGLTPYDIGHILCRETVNRGSEIEDIIQEAEDAVLPGSSENMFLETISEIIDRHLNKEFA; this is encoded by the exons ATGTCGTCGGCCGGTGTGATCGTCCTAGGGCCAGTCCCTAAAGACCCTGCCTTCCTTCCCATCTGCTTCAAGGGCAGCCGGTCGCCGCACTGCTTGTCTGGGTCGCAGCTGCAGGATTCCATTCTTATTTTCCTTGCtgtgcccggcatgccgcccatGCCCATGAGCGTGCTGGGATCCGAGTCCATCGCCTCAGTCAAGCTGCGCATCCAGCGGTTCAAGGGTTTTGTGGTGACGAAGCAGCGGCTTGTGCTGGATGGGCATGAGCTGGCACGCAATGACTGCCCAGTCAAGGATTATGGGCTGGCCGAGGGAAACGTTCTGCACCTTGTTATTCGGCTATCTGATCTCCGGGTGATTAACATCGAGACTGCTGCGGGGAAGAAGTTTCAGTTTCAGGTGGACCGAAGCCGCAATGTGAAATATCTAAAGACTAAGCTTGCTGATGAGGGTGATGAGGATATTGGTAACCCGGAGGATCACAAGTTTGAATATGACGGTAAGGAGCTTGAGGACCACCAGCTGATTGCTGATATTAGCAAGGGGGATGATGCTGTGATTCATCTGTTCATCCGCAAACCAGCAAAGGTACAAACAAAGCAAGTTGATAGAGATACTTTGGTTACAGTTGTCAATCCACAGGAGAAAAGCAACCTGCAGAATGAAGCTCTTGCTATGAAATCTGCAAAATCAGCTGGGGTTAAGCCTGCTCCTGTTGAACCAGTTATTGTTAATAGAAAAGTGAAGTTGTCACCTGATGTGATGAAAATGATAAGTTCAACCATAGCTGGACTGGAGAAAGGACACATGCCTGAGATGTCAGCTGAAGGTTCAGGAGGGGTTTACTTCATGCGAGATGCAACAGGTCAAAAGAATGTTGCCGTGTTTAAGCCTATTGATGAGGAACCTATGGCCGAAAACAACCCAAGGGGCCTTCCTTTGTCCACTGATGGTGAAGGAATGAAAAGGGGGACAATTGTGGGGGAAGGAGCATTAAGGGAGGTTGCAGCTTATATTCTTGACCATCCAGTTGATGATTGTAAATCTGGTCAGAGTGTTGGGTTTTCTGGTGTGCCTCCTACAACATTGGTCCGAAGCATACATAGGGGGAAGAGCTTTAAGATTGGGTCACTGCAGATGTTCATGGAGAACAATGGAAGCACTGAGGATATGGGCCCTCGAGCTTTCCCTGTCAAGGAGGTTCACAAAATAGCAGTTTTAGATATTAGGTTAGCAAATGCTGATCGTCATGCTGGGAATATCCTAGTGcacaaggaggaagaaggtggcaACTACAAGCTGATTCCAATTGATCATGGCTACTGCTTGCCTGAGAAG TTTGAAGATTGTACGTTTGAGTGGCTCTACTGGCCCCAAGCCCGCGAGCCATTCAATAATGAAACCATTGAATACATCAAATCACTTGATGCTGAGAAAGACATCAAGCTTCTCAAGTTCCATGGGTGGGAGCTGTCTCCAAGATGCGCTCGTGTCCTGCGCATCAGCACCATGCTTCTGAAGAAAGGTGCAGCTCGTGGCCTTACACCATATGACATAGGGCACATACTGTGTAGGGAAACTGTGAATAGAGGCTCTGAGATTGAGGACATCATCCAGGAAGCAGAGGATGCTGTTCTCCCAGGGTCAAGTGAAAACATGTTCTTAGAAACCATATCTGAAATCATAGACCGTCACCTCAACAAGGAGTTTGCTTAG